A region from the Oceanidesulfovibrio marinus genome encodes:
- a CDS encoding TraR/DksA family transcriptional regulator gives MTPDQLSEIKKHLQSELEALEAQELDLTVEYCADENEFASVVSDTHIKMAMRERSWARTKEIQTALRRVDAADYGCCEECGGDIGTARLKARPTTMLCVDCQSALEQQPVRYAV, from the coding sequence ATGACCCCCGACCAGCTCAGTGAGATCAAGAAGCACCTGCAGTCCGAGCTTGAAGCCCTGGAAGCCCAGGAGCTCGACCTGACCGTGGAGTACTGCGCCGACGAGAACGAGTTCGCCTCCGTGGTGAGCGACACGCACATCAAGATGGCCATGCGCGAGCGTTCCTGGGCGCGGACCAAGGAAATCCAGACAGCGCTCCGGCGCGTCGACGCCGCCGACTACGGCTGCTGCGAAGAATGCGGCGGCGATATCGGTACGGCGCGGCTCAAGGCGCGGCCCACCACCATGCTGTGCGTGGATTGCCAGAGCGCCCTGGAGCAGCAGCCCGTCCGCTACGCCGTATAG
- a CDS encoding DVU0772 family protein, producing MTLEDHKDLIIDWNMSPAEAVTLYLEWGNNSWHADHLPVRSKDDFSNYFLVDTWGAEPVVRLIQRNSEEAIELAELPLPAILREEFIEEYGNLKGVFEPTEQIKDWLKARLEN from the coding sequence ATGACCCTCGAAGACCACAAAGACCTCATCATCGACTGGAACATGTCCCCTGCCGAAGCCGTGACCCTGTATCTGGAATGGGGCAACAATAGCTGGCACGCGGACCATCTGCCGGTTCGCTCCAAGGACGATTTCTCCAACTACTTCCTCGTGGACACCTGGGGTGCAGAACCTGTCGTGCGGCTCATTCAGCGCAACTCCGAGGAAGCAATAGAGCTGGCCGAGCTACCGCTCCCGGCAATACTCCGCGAGGAGTTCATCGAGGAGTACGGTAACCTGAAGGGTGTTTTCGAACCCACCGAGCAGATCAAAGACTGGCTCAAAGCCCGGCTCGAAAACTAG